The Blattabacterium cuenoti sequence TAATGAAGAAGGCTATAAGATGTTGGAAAATTATCTACTTGATCAGGTGGATTCCACAATAAATACATTTATTTTAGTAGATCATTATACCAATATTCATTGTCTTCCCCGCCTCATTTCTCATGTGAAAATTTTAGAAAAATCTAATATAATTCAAATTAAACCAGGAGAAGAGGAAAAAAATATTTATACCTGCATTCAAATATGGAAAAATCTAGAGAAGTTTAAGGCTAATAGAAATAGTTTAATTATTAATTTAGGAGGAGGAGTAATTACAGATATAGGAGGATTTGTAGCATCTGTATTTAAAAGAGGAGTTCGTTTTATTAATATTCCTACCACATTGTTAGGAATGGTAGACGCATCTATAGGATATAAAACAGGAGTTAATTTAGAATCCATTAAAAATGAAATAGGCTCTTTTTATTCTCCAGAATTTTTAATTATTGATCCTTATTTTTTAAAAACTCTTCCTGAAAAGGAATTTATTTCAGGAAAAGCTGAAATGTTTAAACATGGATTGATTGCAGATGAAAAATTTTGGATAGAGATGAAAACATCGACCATGGATGATTATAGGAAATCTTATTATCAATGGGGCGATTTAATCCATAAATCCATATTAATAAAAAATAAAATCGTCGAGAAAGACCCTAAAGAAAAAGGGTTAAGAAAAATTCTGAATTTTGGACACACTATTGGTCATGCATTGGAAAGCTATTTTATGAATTATAAAAAAGGAAAACTTATACATGGTGTAGCTATAGCTATGGGGATGGTCTATGAATCATGGTTATCATATAAAGTGAATGGATTGTCTATGAATAGTTATCAAGAAATAAAATCCATTCTTTCTGAATTATATCCTATACAACAAAACATATCAGATTTAGAAATGGATAAAATATTCTCTATCATGGAACATGATAAAAAAAACGATAGGAATAAAATTCAATTTTCCTTATTAAAAAAAATAGGGACTTGTTCGTACAATTGTCATGTCCCGAATTTATTAATCAAAGAAAGTTTTTTACAAATTTAATAAAGGATTCAATCTTTTATGAATTCATTCATATTCTTTTTTTTTAAAAAAATATGTACTTTATCCTAATAAATACCATAATGTTTATAAAATGAATGAAGGAGAAAAATTAATTCCTATCAATATTGAAGATGAAATGAAATCATCTTACATAGATTACTCTATGTCTGTTATCGTATCCAGAGCTCTTCCTGATGCTAGAGATGGTTTAAAACCTGTACATCGTAGAGTCCTGTATGGGATGTATCAATTAGGAATTTTTTCTAATAATCCTTATAAAAAATCGGCTCGTATTGTTGGAGAAGTATTAGGAAAGTATCATCCACATGGAGACATTTCTGTTTATGATACCATGGTTCGTATGGCACAAAAATGGACTCTTCGTTATCCATTGATAGATGGACAAGGAAATTTTGGTTCATTAGATGCAGATCCACCTGCGGCAATGCGTTATACAGAAGTGCGAATGAAAAAAATGTCTGAAGAGATGTTATTGGACATCAAAAAAGAAACAGTAGATATGCAACTGAATTTTGATGATTCGATAGAAGAACCTACAGTTTTACCTACAAGAATTCCGAATCTTTTGATTAATGGATCTTCTGGAATTGCTGTGGGGATGGCGACAAACATTCCTCCTCATAATTTAAAAGAAACTATAAAGGCTATTTGCGCTTATATTGATAACAATCAAATATCTGTAGAACAGATAATGGAATATATTAAAGCCCCAGATTTTCCTACGGGTGGAATTATTTATGGATATGATGGAGTCAAGAAAGCTTTTTCGACTGGAAGAGGACGTATTGTGTTACGTGCCAAAGTTCATTTGGAAGAAATTCAGGGAAGACAATGTATTATTGTAGATGAAATCCCCTATCAAGTAAATAAAGCAGAAATGATCACTAGAACTGTAGAATTAATGAAAGAAGGAAAAATGGAAGGAATTTATCAGATTCGCGATGAATCTGATAGAAATGGGTTACGGATCGTATATATGCTTAAACAGAACACGAATCCTCATATATTATTGAATAATTTATTCAAATATACATCTTTGCAAA is a genomic window containing:
- the aroB gene encoding 3-dehydroquinate synthase translates to MLYDKKKIFYFNEEGYKMLENYLLDQVDSTINTFILVDHYTNIHCLPRLISHVKILEKSNIIQIKPGEEEKNIYTCIQIWKNLEKFKANRNSLIINLGGGVITDIGGFVASVFKRGVRFINIPTTLLGMVDASIGYKTGVNLESIKNEIGSFYSPEFLIIDPYFLKTLPEKEFISGKAEMFKHGLIADEKFWIEMKTSTMDDYRKSYYQWGDLIHKSILIKNKIVEKDPKEKGLRKILNFGHTIGHALESYFMNYKKGKLIHGVAIAMGMVYESWLSYKVNGLSMNSYQEIKSILSELYPIQQNISDLEMDKIFSIMEHDKKNDRNKIQFSLLKKIGTCSYNCHVPNLLIKESFLQI